In the Brevundimonas sp. MF30-B genome, GTCTCCAGCGCCTCTCGCATCATCAGGGCGATGGCGGAGGCGGCCTCCTCCTCGGCGCGGACGGTCAGCAGCGACAGGCCCTTCAACCCTTCGGCGATGGGGTCGGCGGAGCGGTCGGCCCAGACGCGTGCGCGCAGTTCGCGGATGGCGCCGCGCCAGTCGTCCGTCGCCTCGGCGGGCCGCAGAGCCTCCTGGATGACGCGCGAGCGCGCCGTCTCGACCTCTGAACCCAGCCAGCGGTGGACGGCCGCACGCTCCACGCCGTGCCGTTCCAGCAGCCGTTTCAGCGCCGCCAGCGGATGCGCCTCCTCGATCTTGGACCACGCCGCCTCGTCCAGGGCCTGATCCAGGCCGGGCACGACGACGCAGCCCTGGGGCGCCCGCGCCACAGCGCCCAGGACATCGGCGGCCGAGGGCAGGGTGCCGGTCGAGCCGGCGGCGATGACCGGGCGGGCGGGCGGTTCGGCGTCCCAGGTCTCGGCCAGCCGCCGCAGCAGGGTGGCGCGTCGCCACGCAGGATCGACCAGCCCCAGCGTCTTCAACCGTTCGGGCCAGGCCTCGACGGCGAGGGACAGAAACTGCGCCGACCGCTCCCAGTGCCGCGCCATCTCGCCCTCAACCAAGTCGGCGACGCGGGCGGGATCGACGATCTCCTCCAGCTGGCAGGAGTCCAGAAAGCCGCCCAGCGCATCGGCCAGCTCCAGCGCCCGCAGCGGCGTCAGATCCGCGTCGAACCGCTCAACGATCAGGCGCGCCATCTCGAACCGGCGCCGCAGGGGCGCGATGGCGGGCGGCAGGTCCAGGCCGAGCGCGCCGGGGGCGAAGGGCGGCTCGTCCTCTTCCAGGTCGCCCAGCGGACGGACCTCGGGCAGCAGCACCGGCCGCTCCCCGGCCGCCCGCGCCAGGGCGGTCGAGAAGGCGCGAGCGGCGCGTCGATTGGGCAGCAGGATTATGGCGTCCGACAATGTTTCCGGCGAGGCCTCGCCCAGCCAGGCCAGCACGCCGTTGGCCAGGTCTTCCAGGAACGGCCGTTGAGCGGCGATCGTGAACCAGCGCGGGCCGGACCCGGCGAAGGGGTCGAACGAAGTCACGCCTCGCCGTCCAGCCGCGCCTCGGCCTGATCGCGCGCCTGCGGGTCGCCAACGTGCATCCAGTCGCCGTCCAGAACGCAGCCATAAAGCCGACCCTCGGCCGCCGAACGCCGCCACAGCGGGCTGAGCGAAAAGGGGCCGTCGGGCCCCGCATCTGCATAGTCCGGCCGGGTGATGTGCACGCCCATATAGGCGAAGGGCGCGCTGGTCGCGTCGCCTCGGAAGGTGAGGCGGCCGTCTTCGGCTAGGAAGAAGTCGCCATCGCCCTCGAAACCGATGGAGCCCTCTCGCCGCGCCAAAAGCAGGGCGGCGTCCATCCGCGACGGATCCCACAGCCGCGCCAGCTGGGCCAGAGCATCGCACCGGTCGATCCAGATGCTGTCGATATTGGCCACGACAACCGGGTCGTCGCCCAGCAAGGGCCGCGCCTTCTTCAGCCCGCCGCCGGTCTCCAGCAGTTCGGCGCGCTCGTCGGAAATGGTGATGCGGGGCGCG is a window encoding:
- the murU gene encoding N-acetylmuramate alpha-1-phosphate uridylyltransferase MurU, whose amino-acid sequence is MVLAAGLGTRMRPLTNDRPKALVEVGGRALIDHVLDRLAQAGVQIAVVNVHWFADRLEAHLADRTAPRITISDERAELLETGGGLKKARPLLGDDPVVVANIDSIWIDRCDALAQLARLWDPSRMDAALLLARREGSIGFEGDGDFFLAEDGRLTFRGDATSAPFAYMGVHITRPDYADAGPDGPFSLSPLWRRSAAEGRLYGCVLDGDWMHVGDPQARDQAEARLDGEA